ACAAGATAGTCGGTATCATCCAACTTACAAGATGGCATGTCATCTTGACATTCATATTATCAATATGAAAAAAATCTAGAGATGCTGAACTCTTAGAATGAGACAAACTACTATTTACTACTATTTTCAGAAGTACTAGCCACAAATCTCCTTTTAATTCAACAACAAAGACGGAGAAACCCACTTGCAaacaacaatacatttttcaagaacatctcACAGCTTTAAGGATGTAACTCAAAAATATGAATATCAGATTTAGGTCgggttttcttttctctcttgcTTGAGCTCTAAGTTGTTTAATCAAGATAGAGTGAGTGAAAGAGTGTGACCAGAGGAGAAGTCCTCTCTTTTATACAAAGACCCTGTTATCACCCATGTCTGCTTCTCCTCTCTTTTATACAAAGACCCTGTTATCACCCATGTCTGATCTACGGACAAAATTGTTGGTTTTGTTGGTTTACATTAAAGCAACCCAAGTACTGCCACCGTCCTAAAGAACATTCTTAGTACTTTCTCAAGAGCTCAGTCTTATGCTCTGTACCCAAGTATATCCAAACGCTAATGACCACAGGTACCTGGGTGGTCCGCCAAATGTTCAATGAGCAAGGTGCCCTTCCAATAACCTTTACCATTCACTAATAAATTAACTGTGGTAGGAGTGAAGTGCTAAATAACTGAAACTACACTACCCAAATTCAAAACAGCTTCTTCAAATGTCCTGTCAGGACAAAATCAAGGCAAGAGATGTTACTAACTCCGCAAGCGAACATTTTTCTttgaatataaaataaaataaactagaAATTCTGTAGTTGAACAGCACAGCCAAATCCAAGAATTTCTGATCCCGTTTCGATATATAAGCTTTTGCAGTAAGCATtttgcaagaagattataatccTTTACAAACACCTAAAGCAGATAAGCCTAGTAGGGCTCGGGAATTTATATGGAAATGTGCCACCAGGTTAGAGGAAACACCGAGGCCAGGCATTTTCCATGCATCATTAATCCATCAGTAACATCAGCATATCAACTAAGAATAATAAGTTCTGACTTTAACTAAAGATACACAAGAAACAAGTTCAGAAGAAAAGAAATTTACTGGAGACTCCAAAAAAGGGATGCTACATTACAACTAAAGAAGGTGAAATGCTGACAGGGATGAGGATAGACCTACAGCGATCCAATCCATTAGACTACGCTAATTCATAATAGTTAGGAATAATAACTTAATGAGAAAAGCCCAAACCTCAGCCCTTATACTTGGATCAACACCCTAACTCCACAACGAGAAGTAAGAACTAAGAGCAACAAGTATCAATAGCAGAAGGGTCTGCACTTAAGGTAATGTCGTCTTTAACAAAACCATAGCGCATATGGAAGATCTGAAATAACTCGCACTACTGATGTTGAGAAGCTAAGATACTTCCACCAAATATAAACCCTTAAACTATCTTAAGCTTCCCTGCAACTACTGGTGTTGAGAAGCTAGATACACAGGAAGACATAAATATGTAACCAAAATGACTATCACAAAATACACCTGACAGGCAGAGTTACAATTAGCATAGACAAATATGACTATCGCAATATACACCTGACTATCGCAACATACAACCAGCATAGACAAAAACATGGCGAATTCGCGATACACGCATGAATCAACAAACCCTTTACTTAAATCCAGGTAAATTTTTTGAATTCTAAATAAACCTCTAACTTAAAACAACATAAATCTAACTCATGTTTCCACCATATCGCTAACATGGTAACACCTGAACAGCTTACTCTCTAAGAAGCACATGACCGCAAAAGTTGGGACAAACAAAGAATCATTATCCCCACTACAGCTAACAGCTGATTGCGCCTCGCCATGGTCCAATATCAGATTcagctcttttatcatcttcataTCAAAGAAACACCAGTCTAAGAAGGGTGTAAGGATATTCACAAACACTCAGGGACATTATGAATACAGAATACATAGACTAAATTAGAACGCTTAGGACTTCATCGTTCATAATAAAGAGGCCAGCAGCCCTATGGTACGTGCTACCTCAGAAAACCAGGTTGATTCCTTTTTCATATCAATGCATAATGATTGAATTAATGATAAGACAGCTTACCAAGGTAAATGCACATATATGTGGCAGTTACTAAAGAAAAACTAAATCGTAATTTCAGAAAATCTGAATTCAGGTATGCTAGTTTCAATAGTAGTTAATAGATAAATAGGACTAAGTGATCAGTCAGGATCCAGAGAGTTAGTTTGGCATATGAGCACAAAATGATTTTGAGAATACACAGGGATTCACAATTTAAGAATTACCTGTTCCAAACAAGGAGCGCGCATTTACACCATCTGATGTACATATCAAGCACTGTTAAGAAAACCTCAGTCACACCATCTGATGTGCTTATGATGTACTATAAACGAGTGTGAAAGAATGATTGATCAGTATCAGCGACACCCTGCGTAGACACATACTTCCAATGACTAAGCTACAGAATTATACACATTACAGAAGTATATTAAATTGATCTTAGAAAGTGTTCTTTGAGGCATGCTAGGAATGTACCATTAAATGTATAATTTGGATCCAGTATAAAAGGACAAAATAAGGATCTGACAGAAATATATCTACGTAGACAATGCAGAACCCAAAGAGCATACAAAAAAAGCAAAGCAACCCAGGTAAAATCCACTCAATAGCGATCTTGAATTTTTTAGAGGTATTCACGGTGCACACATGACTCACATTCCCCTCCATAACCCAGTATCATTTGATGATAACATAGTGAAGCGCAAAATACCAAAAGAGAATAGAACACAAGTTTGAATGGCAAAACTTTTGTTTAATCTGGGTGCAACTTACTGGTTCAACTTGTGCAGTTATCACAAGACGAGTCTGTGCATTTGCAACAAAAAGAATTGAATTGTCGTGCTGAGCTCTTGACAATGATACTGTCATTCTGCACACAATGATttcgaaataaaataaaatacagatCAAGGATTGACTACAAATATATTTCCTTAAAGAGAAACCAATGCCATGATATATCAAAGAGagaaaccttgcaaaaatatgttCATAAGGGTTTTTTCGTTTCTAGCCTACCGTAACTTGTTTGGGACTAAAggcttggttgttgttgttgttgtaaaaaTGACTACATTTGGAAGGCAGATATGCTATGCATGAATAGAATCAATAAAATAAACGTAACTTGCCGCTACATTTAGTTACGAGAGAATCGAGATAGTAGTGAAAAATAATAATTGCCGCATATGTTAAATTTCGCATGGATCATTCAGCAGATCTTGGTAGGATGAACGTTATTGGTCGAATTTCTGCAGTAGTTACTCTCAAATCATCATAAGCTGGGAGAAAAGTAATTAGCCTATGTACACTCTAAAGATGAAAAACAGTTCATAAGCACCCATTCCAACAACATAGCCAAGCATGAGGTAAATATGCCAAATAAGTATAAATAGTACTAGTAGAAGCTTGACAATGAATATACGGAAAATTTGTGTACTCGCTGACACAAGTACCTGGAATCCAAAAGCATATTCCAAGAGATCTCTAAGCCCAAAAACCTCAAAATCAGCAAGTTGGTAACAATTCAGTGAATGTCACTGAAGATGACCCAGGAAGGGTAACAACCATAAAGAGAAGCTGATCACATAAAAGATTTGAGGTTATATTTGAAAGTTTTCATCGCTTAATGAGTAAGACGGACCAACCAGTAAGCCTATACATACCTTTTCACCACCACCCAAACTGAAACAACATCAACTCATGATATCAGAAAACCCCTAAAACCCAAATTAAAGATACAAAGACAGAATTCAAATGTCAAATCTTTCCATTATAACAAACTAACGTCACCTCAAATCTTTCATTTGAAAAAAttatccatcaccaccaccacaccaTCATCACCAGGAATCATAGGACTTTCTGATACTATCATGTCTTTTGTATCATCACAATAGGAACCAGATGAAGTAAAtcgcaaccctaatcaataaaaaCAACAGTTGAATCGAAACTTTTAACGAGAAAATCAAGAGCTTGAAAATTTACCCTAAGAgatcgaagatgatgaagaacagtCATACATAATTACCCAATTAATCGCGAGAAGGATTTTGTCATTGACAGCATAGATTAccgttgaaattgattttttattcGAGGGTATTGACTTCTACTTCACCATCACCAGAGCCAAAATCGAACAACTTAATCGATTTGTTCAGAAATGTATGAAACATGTTGAGAAAATTTTGAGAGAAGAAAATGAGGGAAATCTTGAGATCaaatagttgaaggagtttttctAGGGAGGCTAAGCTAGGTTTTCCTTTGTGTTTGAATCTTCTTCTGAGAAAAACCGAAAGCAAGATTACAAATCCAAATTCTAGGGtttacaaaatcaaagatacttTTGATTTTTGAAAAACGGGTTTTTCATACCTGAGATTATAGATTTGTAGAACTTATACATGAATTATactttgatttctagggttttatgGGTCTCTTGTTTCACTTAGAAAAAAACTAGTCTCTCTTCAAAAAGAAAATAGTActtcctccgttactttttaataggacCAGTTTCTTTTTAtgataaaattaaggaaattaagagaactaattattgaaagtggttttctagacacttgtcaataaaagaaatgaagtgaaatggtccccatgacacttgtcagccaaagaaataagtgaaatgatccacataacacttgtcatcaaaagaagttaaaagaaaagtggtcccaaaaaattaaagtaatatttgactttctcaattaggaaactgacctatttttttgaaatatttatttatagaaactgacgtattaaaaagtaacggagggagtaagtTTTAGTTCTTAGGCCGAGTCTATTAGAGCAACCACAgccatgagacggaccaaataccaaaagtaagactaaaaaccaaaaaaatttggtattctgggtgttcaagcgcagtggtagaacaccaaatttggtgaagcgtaacttatacacACGCCCGATGTCAGACGGAAATTATATTCACGTTTGTTGATTAGGCGGCTTTATATTATGCGTTTGAGTGAAACGTAGGTATAATGCGCGTTTGATTGAGGCGTAGGTATAATTAACGCCGAATATGGGACGGGGATGGAAAGTGCGTCTACAGGGACGGGGATTAAAAGTGCGTCCCATTCATACGGAGATATAAAGTGCGTATGTTTCGGGCGTTAATGGCTTATGCGTCTGGGTGAGACGTTTATACAAGATGCGTTTGATTGGGGCGTTTATAGAAGGAGCGTCTGAATGGGGCGTGCATTGAAGAAGCGTCTGTGTGGGGCGTGCATGAAAGAGGCGTCTGGTTGGGACGTTGTTAATAAGTGCGTCTAGTTGGGACGTTGTTAATAAGTGTGTTTCGATGGGGCGTGCACAGAAATAGCGTTTGTGTGGGGCGCTTTTAGAAAGAGCGTCTGAATATATACTTCTTTTAtcctcttctcctcctctttttacataacctacgtttttacagaagaaaaaaaaacgacgaAACCTAAGTAAAAATCTAGGGCAATACCTAAATCTCATGTGACGGCCATTTGATTGGGTGCGGAGAAACGAGTTCTTGTGAAAGAAACGACTAATCTTATTCGTTAATCGGGTGCGGGCAaatttgattgaagattaaaggtatggtttgttttggggtaatCTGTTTTTGGTTGGATAATTTGATTAAAGATTAAAGTTACGATTAATTAGGCTGTGTTTGGGTGGAATCGGTGGATTGCATGTTGATTTCATTAAGCATACCGTGAGGTTACTgtttgtttgattatgtactGTTTATTTGATTACTGTTTGTTTGATTACTGTTTGTTTGAttagtttgtttgtttgattagttATATACTTCTGCATCATCATCTAATAGCGAAATAACACACTGTAACATGATTGATAGAATACAATAATTCTAATTTATCACCTGTAGTAGTTCACTCAAATCCATTAAACATGTATTGTTGTTGCTCACACAAGGGGAGATACAAAATTTTAAACAGTTCTGTGATATAGACGGTGTATGTAGTGAGATTCAAACTCGTTTAATGTAATTTTCGtatttattactttaaaaaattttgatcttctatactgtaagtaaataaaaaataatctttaCTGTAAATTTTTTTGATCTTCTATACTGTAAATTTTGATCTTCTATAATATAGAATAGAACTTCTTATGGATGCTGTAAACTCAGAAAAAACAATTACTAACTTGTATTTATATCGTGCTCAGATGTTGAGCAGAATAACGTCGAGATTTGCACAAGGAAAAAAGATGAATAATAAGAAACGCAAAGGTAAAGGTCCAATGGAGCCTGAAATAGACCCTAATGTTGGAGATTTGGAAGTTCCAGATACCGGGTTCGATGAAGATAGCGAAGATGAAACAACACCGTCCGTGGTATCCCTAGATAACTACAATTGCCTGGAAGATAGTGACAAACACGCTTCTACAGATATTACATATTCAAGCGATCCAAAATTCAGGTACCAACATCGTGGTTCACTCTTTTCGGTCATTGTTTATTATAAGGAGATAACAAAACATAGTCCAAAAATTAAATACATTATCGACAAGGCAGGATGGGGACGTTTATTAGCCATGGAAATAGGAGAAGCATCACACCCAGTGATTGATTATCTTGTTGAACGTTGGTGGGATACAACGCATACTTTTCACTTCCCTTTTGGTGAAATGGGATTCACGCCGCTTGATTGGGTAGTGTTGACAGGATTGAGTATTGGAATTGGGGATGATGTTCCGTATAACCCAGTCAAGTACAAATTTGATTATGTCCGTGAGCATGTTTTTCCAGAAAGAAGAACCCTTAGATTATGAAGATCCCCCAATCTCTGGAAAAAAACGCCCCCCGGCACAGTGGATTTcagatgcaatcacaattaaattTTTGACTACGTATTTCAAAGAAGCTATCTTGGTTGCAGCTAATTTGGATGACAAACTTGCAGAAAAAGTGGCGAGggccttttttatgtatgttttgggaaattttttcttttccaatgCAAAGAACTACATTGATGCGGcttggttagctgcttttgaggATCTAAATGCAGTTGATATGTATGACTGGGGTGGTCCTGCTTTTGCAAAATTGTATGTGGCACTCAACGCATCTGGTAGGGGACAGAAGTCATTAACTGGGCCgttccaaatattagaggtaaattattatttatttttatttcatttaaatgtatattttttggcagttgatttatttggttggttatgatggagtagttttggggatATGAATATCTGGGCATATGTAGACCGTGCGACCCAACTAGTGAAGAAAAATGGCCAAGAACTTCCCGGTGGAAAGCGAAGAAAAAGACTATCGATATTGTTCACTGTAGGAATGCGCTTAATCAGTTGACTGCAGACATCGTGACATGGAGACCGTGGGAATCCGCCAttggtgttcttgactctgatGTTGGTCGCAGGGCTGTGGAGCTTTCAAACAAAAGGGTTATATTTACTTGGATTGGCAAGGTCAGTTAGTACTTTGTTTTTATATGAacattattacttcaaagttatCATTTTATCCTAAGTTGAAGAACTTATTTTCTCTGATTACTGGTAATTTGACAGAATATGTGGTACCTAGGAGAACGATCTTGGAGGCAAAATCATCCTACTTTTGGAATTCCTAGAAATCCACCATTTAAAATTGGCGAGGTCAGTCATGAGAAAGCAAAACTTGTGAAAGAAGCTGGATGGGTAGATGCAAATATGTTTGTGAAAGCTGTTTCATATAATATGTATCTGCGATATTGGCGACATGTAACTAACTTCCATCAATTCGTGACCAAAGTCGATTGGGTAGTTGAATTACACGGGGTTGATGGTGACCGTGTTAAACACCTTATTCAACGACCTGCTCAGCATGTACCtattccaccaccacaacaattATCATACGTAAGTACATCCCGTCATTATATTAAAATATATGGTAATctcatttcttaattatttttttttaaacgacAGCCTGAAGCTTATAATCTGGTTCAAGAACATGCCGATTTTAATCGTGCGTTTCGCGAGTTTGTATTATATGAAACGGAAGACAGGATGATACGTTTAAAGGCAAAAGATGAAGTAATACGAGGCCTTGCAGCTCGTAACAATTACCTGGAGGATCAGATGCAATTCCGTATGCAACAAACGCCGCGTCCCCCTATTGGATTCGGCAGTTTTTCTGAAACTATCCCACCAGCGGTGTGGGCTCCAGTGAGTCAAGCATCAACAATGTCGTCTGTTAACCCCCTCCGAGAATGACGTTTATCCCACCACGGCAAACACCATCGCATACTCCTACTGATGAATAAGTAACTTTTTAGCCTCCACTTTGGATACGTACTTTATAACCTCCGTTTTCAGTAAGTCTACAATATCCTATCTTATCTCTATATAGGGTTACTTTTTAGCCTCCATTTTCAGACTCCATTTTCATTCTGACATGTTGATTTCTTTTCAGCCTCCGTTTCGGTACTTGTAGTTTAattagtgttatttctttttaagcCTTCATTTTCAATCGGTCAGTGTCGCTTCTTTTTAGCTTAGTCTTAGTCTTTGCAGTGTCAATTCTTTTCACTCGCATTTTCAATCTGCAATGCCATAAGTGTCTATCATGTGTCTATAAAACCAATACTACATATCTCGGTGAATACAAACCAACACTgcaaatattcttcttcttcgaactctCCCAATCACTTCTCAAACTATACATTCCAATGGAATACTGTGACAATAAcgctgaatcttcttcttcttcggactccgaattttcttctacttcttcttctgcgaTCTCTGATAACAGCTTttactcatcagatgaagatgcGGTTGCATTGAGCCGAAATAATCTAGCAGTTAGTTTGGGAACTGCCATTACAAGTATGACATGGTCTCATACTCGTATAAAAATACCAAGAAATCGTGAAGCCGGAGATATACTTCTCTGGAATGACTACTTTTCTGACAACCCCACCTACCCAGCTAACATATTTCGTAGGAGATTCAGAATGCGGCGAGAATTGTTCAACCGAATATTGGCAGATGTGGTGTCTAGAAATCCTTATTTTGCTCAAAAAAGAGATGCTTGTGGCATTCTTGGATTATCCCCTCATCAGAAAGTAACTGCAGCAATCcgaatgttagcttatggatgtgcAGCAGATGCAATAGATGAGTATTTACGCATTGGAGAAACCACCGTTTTAGAAGCAACCCGTCGGTTTTGCAAGACGATTGTGGTAttatatgggaaagaatatttacgCTCACCAACTGCGGGTGATGTTGAACTGTTGCTGAAAGAAAACAAAGAcaggggatttcctgggatgctggggagcgtggattgtatgcattggaaatgggatagatGTCCGTCAGCAGAATCAGGAgtatacaccgcgtataaagggagtgaAAGTATTGTGCTAGAGGCAGTGGTGTCACATGATCTCTGGTTTTGGCATGcgttttttggtatgcccggctcCTGCAATGATATTAATGTAATGAATCGTTCTTATATTTTTCGAAAACTTATCAACGGGAAAACACCACCGGTGAACTTTGAAGTAAACGGGCATGCATATGATATGGGATATTATCTCGGTGATGGCATTTATCCACAGATTGCTACTATTGTGATGGCCATTAAACAACCAGATACAccgaaaaaatataaattttcatcgatgcaagagggagCACGGAAAGATGTAGAGCGTGGATTTGGTGTACTGCAACAACAATTTGCCATTGTCAAACAACCTGCACGAATGTGGAACccggatgtgcttgcctatataatGAAAACGGTTATtattttacataatatgatagtggaGGATGAGCGTCTTCCCGGTGATTGGCCACATGAATATGACTCACGTAGCAGGTCGGCACCGGTGAATATATCGAGGGTAGGTACTGAGGAACTTTCCAGAATGAGAGCTGCACATCGGCGTCATGCTATACACAATAAAGAAACACATTTTCGCTTGCGTCAAGATTTAATCGAACACATATGGTCAAATTTTGGAGATAATTATTAAGTTGGGATGGAAATATGTTGTATCGTATTTCTTCATCGGAAAATATGTTGTAACGTTGCTTACTAATGTACTATTTatcatataaaaattaaaattcactaaaattgactaaaactcactaatttttttattaatgataaatattAAGGTTCAACTAATTCGGTCATgctttaagattggtttcttttgcGTTGTAGTATTTCCAtctttcgaagttcgaagtactctCTTGTTACAGGTCCAATGTAGAGACATCCTTCAACATTATGGCCAAGTCATCGTCCGCTTCTTTCTTTAAATCGAGTTTTTCTTGCCTAGCTTGTTTCGCCGCAAACTTTGCCGCAGACTTAGCTTGTATTGCTTCAAACTCAGCTTGTCTCTGTCCCATCTTCATTAGTGATTGTGCTTTGTAATGTTCATTGAAACTTTGCTGCTCCTTAATTATATCCTCTAGCATTTCCTCCTGGGCATTGGATTttgctctccctgttttctttagTTGTTTCGATGCTTTCTTCCCCAACTGACGCTTACGTGTGTTCTCTATATCTCCAATATCTAGATCATCACTGGACTCGCCTGGAATTGTTTCCTCAATATCAGCGTTTTCCTCACCACTCTGAGAATCTTCCATTTCTTGGCCTGAATCAAACACAAACGTCGACCGTCCTGAATATTTGATACTATCTTTTAGAATttcgtagcactcttcgtgcttaaattttttgttaCCATTACTTTCTTTGAATCGCTTTCTTATCTCTTCAACCTGTTATTATTTTCAATACTCATCAGTTCCAATTACATGTATATAATTATTAAGGGTGCAAAAATTGACGATTACTTACCCTCAAGACTTCATTCCATCTGCTATGATATTCACCATCAACTTCCAACACTTTTGCAGAATAAAGTGAAACCTGTCtacttattccctgaaatcgACTCTGGATAGAAGTCCAAGTACGTTTTGGTTTACAAGGCAGGGCTTCTTCCAACTTATCTTTGATCCGACTCCATAATACTCTTTCTGGTTGATCGGTTCCGGTAGCAGAATCTTGAGATATGGCTAAATGGATTCTACATATCATTGTATCTTCTTCTGTTGTAAAATTGGGACCGCGTGGTGCCATATttctatatttcttgaaatagaaATTATAAATGATAAGATTATGCAGAAATAAATTTGTCAAATgctatatatagatatacgaaagAACCGTTGCAATCTATCAAACGGTCGGAAAATCAGAAAATCAATTGCAAAATCAGAATTCCAAAATATAACCGTTATCAATTGCAAAATCAGAATTCCAAAATATAACCGTTGGCGCACATCTGGTTCTACGCCTGGTAAGAGACGCCCGTAATACATGCGCTGCGAACAAACGCTCATAATACGTGCGTCCATCCCAGACGCTCATAAAACATGCGTCTCATACAGACGATCATTCTACGTGCGCCCAATACAGACGGTCGTCATACATGCGCCTAGATCATACGCTCGTAAAACATGCGTCTCTGTGAGACGTTCATAATACATGCGTCTTCGACAGACGGTCATAATACATCCGCCCAGACCGGG
This genomic window from Papaver somniferum cultivar HN1 unplaced genomic scaffold, ASM357369v1 unplaced-scaffold_15, whole genome shotgun sequence contains:
- the LOC113335732 gene encoding uncharacterized protein LOC113335732, whose translation is MTWSHTRIKIPRNREAGDILLWNDYFSDNPTYPANIFRRRFRMRRELFNRILADVVSRNPYFAQKRDACGILGLSPHQKVTAAIRMLAYGCAADAIDEYLRIGETTVLEATRRFCKTIVVLYGKEYLRSPTAESGVYTAYKGSESIVLEAVVSHDLWFWHAFFGMPGSCNDINVMNRSYIFRKLINGKTPPVNFEVNGHAYDMGYYLGDGIYPQIATIVMAIKQPDTPKKYKFSSMQEGARKDVERGFGVLQQQFAIVKQPARMWNPDVLAYIMKTVIILHNMIVEDERLPGDWPHEYDSRSRSAPVNISRVGTEELSRMRAAHRRHAIHNKETHFRLRQDLIEHIWSNFGDNY
- the LOC113335733 gene encoding uncharacterized protein LOC113335733, encoding MAPRGPNFTTEEDTMICRIHLAISQDSATGTDQPERVLWSRIKDKLEEALPCKPKRTWTSIQSRFQGISRQVSLYSAKVLEVDGEYHSRWNEVLRVEEIRKRFKESNGNKKFKHEECYEILKDSIKYSGRSTFVFDSGQEMEDSQSGEENADIEETIPGESSDDLDIGDIENTRKRQLGKKASKQLKKTGRAKSNAQEEMLEDIIKEQQSFNEHYKAQSLMKMGQRQAEFEAIQAKSAAKFAAKQARQEKLDLKKEADDDLAIMLKDVSTLDL
- the LOC113335731 gene encoding protein MAINTENANCE OF MERISTEMS-like gives rise to the protein MLSRITSRFAQGKKMNNKKRKGKGPMEPEIDPNVGDLEVPDTGFDEDSEDETTPSVVSLDNYNCLEDSDKHASTDITYSSDPKFRYQHRGSLFSVIVYYKEITKHSPKIKYIIDKAGWGRLLAMEIGEASHPVIDYLVERWWDTTHTFHFPFGEMGFTPLDWVVLTGLSIGIGDDVPYNPVKYKFDYVPNLDDKLAEKVARAFFMYVLGNFFFSNAKNYIDAAWLAAFEDLNAVDMYDWGGPAFAKLYVALNASGRGQKSLTGPFQILEFWGYEYLGICRPCDPTSEEKWPRTSRWKAKKKTIDIVHCRNALNQLTADIVTWRPWESAIGVLDSDVGRRAVELSNKRVIFTWIGKNMWYLGERSWRQNHPTFGIPRNPPFKIGEVSHEKAKLVKEAGWVDANMFVKAVSYNMYLRYWRHVTNFHQFVTKVDWVVELHGVDGDRVKHLIQRPAQHVPIPPPQQLSYPEAYNLVQEHADFNRAFREFVLYETEDRMIRLKAKDEVIRGLAARNNYLEDQMQFRMQQTPRPPIGFGSFSETIPPAVWAPVSQASTMSSVNPLRE